A window of the Gossypium hirsutum isolate 1008001.06 chromosome A03, Gossypium_hirsutum_v2.1, whole genome shotgun sequence genome harbors these coding sequences:
- the LOC107886312 gene encoding dof zinc finger protein DOF1.6 yields the protein MPADSGDRRPVRAPGTMGSHPPAKLTEPLPCPRCDSTSTKFCYYNNYNLSQPRYFCKSCRRYWTQGGTLRNVPVGGGTRKSSKRSRSSSSLLSPSVATSSSSSVTHEAESVHMAVNPVSVLPGTGVKPEVGLADVNLNDTVDLPVSGGFTSFLNSQGEGYLTLGGYGLGTGSGFDGVWGYPGNGYLGVYNGGDGDEPADAVAGATGCNTWQATGNVEGGGGLVDGDCFGWPGLAISAPGKGLK from the coding sequence ATGCCTGCTGATTCCGGCGACAGGCGTCCGGTTCGAGCCCCTGGCACCATGGGATCGCACCCACCGGCCAAATTGACCGAGCCACTGCCATGCCCGAGGTGTGACTCAACCAGCACCAAGTTCTGCTACTACAACAACTACAACCTCTCTCAGCCTCGCTATTTCTGCAAGTCATGCCGCCGTTACTGGACCCAAGGTGGAACTCTCCGTAACGTTCCTGTTGGTGGTGGGACCCGCAAGTCTTCCAAGCGCTCTCGAAGCTCATCATCCCTGCTATCTCCCTCTGTTGCAACTTCGTCTTCCTCGAGCGTTACGCATGAAGCCGAGTCTGTGCATATGGCTGTTAACCCTGTTTCGGTTTTGCCTGGAACTGGAGTTAAACCTGAAGTGGGTTTGGCTGACGTGAATTTGAATGACACTGTGGATCTTCCAGTGAGTGGAGGCTTCACTTCATTCTTGAACTCTCAGGGAGAAGGGTACCTAACACTTGGTGGATACGGCCTTGGAACTGGTTCAGGATTTGATGGAGTTTGGGGATATCCTGGAAACGGATATCTGGGTGTTTATAATGGTGGGGATGGTGATGAACCTGCTGATGCTGTAGCTGGAGCTACCGGCTGTAATACATGGCAAGCAACAGGCAATGTTGAAGGCGGCGGAGGGTTAGTCGATGGAGATTGCTTTGGTTGGCCTGGCCTTGCCATTTCTGCACCAGGGAAAGGTTTGAAGTGA